One stretch of Tenrec ecaudatus isolate mTenEca1 chromosome 18, mTenEca1.hap1, whole genome shotgun sequence DNA includes these proteins:
- the NUCB1 gene encoding nucleobindin-1 isoform X2 → MPPAGPRAALLPPLLLLLLRTALAVPLERGVPKKEDGPATESPDTGLYYHRYLQEVINVLETDGHFREKLQAANAEDIKSGKLSRELDFVSHNVRTKLDELKRQEVSRLRMLLKVKMDAEQQEPNVQVDHLSLLKQFEHLDPQNQHTFEARDLELLIQTATRDLAQYDEAHHEEFKRYEMLKEHERRRYLESLGEEQRKEAERKLEEQQRRHREHPKVNVPGSQAQLKEVWEELDGLDPNRFNPKTFFILHDINSDGVLDEQELEALFTKELEKVYDPKNEEDDMREMEEERLRMREHVMKNVDTNQDRLVTLEEFLASTQRKEFGDTGEGWETVETHPAYTEEELRRFEEELAAREAELNAKAQRLSQETEALGRSQGHLEAQKRELQQAVLHMEQRKQQQQQQEQAAHNAPGPEGQLNFHPDTGAGSKDDTPVPVPADDQKGVDASEKKLPEPPQLDTQNL, encoded by the exons ATGCCTCCCGCGGGGCCCCGCGCTGCCCTCCTACCGccgctgctgctcctgctgctgcgCACTGCCCTGGCCGTGCCCCTGGAGCGGGGGGTGCCCAAGAAGGAGGACGGCCCCGCGACTGAGAGCCCC GACACAGGCTTGTATTACCACCGGTACCTCCAAGAGGTCATCAACGTGCTTGAGACCGATGGGCACTTCCGGGAGAAGCTGCAGGCCGCCAATGCCGAGGACATCAAG AGCGGGAAGCTGAGCCGGGAGCTGGACTTCGTCAGTCACAACGTCCGCACCAAGCTGGACGAGCTGAAACGGCAGGAGGTGTCGCGGCTTCGGATGTTGCTGAAGGTCAAGATGGACGCCGAGCAGCAGGAGCCCA ACGTGCAAGTGGACCACCTGAGCCTCCTGAAGCAGTTTGAACACCTGGACCCACAGAACCAGCACACGTTCGAAGCCCGGGACCTGGAGCTGCTGATCCAGACG GCGACCCGGGACCTTGCCCAGTACGATGAGGCCCATCACGAAGAGTTCAAGCGCTATGAGATGCTCAAGGAGCATGAGCGGCGCCGGTATCTGGAATCCCTCGGGGAGGAGCAACGGAAAGAGGCAGAGAGGAAGCTGGAAGAGCAACAGCGCCGGCACCGCGAACACCccaaagtcaatgtgccc GGCAGCCAAGCCCAGTTGAAGGAGGTGTGGGAAGAGCTGGATGGACTGGACCCGAACAGGTTTAATCCCAAGACCTTCTTCATCCTGCATG ATATTAACAGCGATGGCGTCCTGGATGAGCAGGAGCTGGAAGCCCTCTTCACCAAGGAG CTGGAGAAGGTGTACGACCCAAAGAACGAGGAGGACGACATgcgggagatggaggaggagcggCTGCGCATGAGGGAGCACGTGATGAAGAAC GTGGACACCAACCAGGACCGTCTCGTGACCCTGGAGGAGTTCCTCGCATCCACGCAGAGGAAGGAGTTCGGAGACACCGGGGAGGGCTGGGAG acTGTGGAGACACACCCTGCCTACACGGAGGAGGAGCTGAGACGCTTTGAGGAGGAGCTGGCAGCGCGAGAGGCAGAGTTGAATGCCAAGGCCCAGCGCCTCAGCCAGGAGACGGAGGCTCTGGGGCGGTCCCAGGGCCACCTGGAGGCCCAGAAGAGAGAGCTGCAGCAG gCCGTTTTGCACATGGAGCagagaaagcagcagcagcagcagcaggagcaggcagcccaCAATGCCCCTGGCCCCGAAGGGCAGCTCAATTTCCACCCTGACACTGGTGCTGGCTCCAAGG ATGACACACCCGTCCCAGTGCCAGCCGATGACCAGAAAGGGGTGGATGCTTCAGAAAAGAAACTTCCTGAACCGCCCCAGCTGGACACCCAGAACTTGTGA
- the NUCB1 gene encoding nucleobindin-1 isoform X1 → MPPAGPRAALLPPLLLLLLRTALAVPLERGVPKKEDGPATESPVSGPALLSSQDTGLYYHRYLQEVINVLETDGHFREKLQAANAEDIKSGKLSRELDFVSHNVRTKLDELKRQEVSRLRMLLKVKMDAEQQEPNVQVDHLSLLKQFEHLDPQNQHTFEARDLELLIQTATRDLAQYDEAHHEEFKRYEMLKEHERRRYLESLGEEQRKEAERKLEEQQRRHREHPKVNVPGSQAQLKEVWEELDGLDPNRFNPKTFFILHDINSDGVLDEQELEALFTKELEKVYDPKNEEDDMREMEEERLRMREHVMKNVDTNQDRLVTLEEFLASTQRKEFGDTGEGWETVETHPAYTEEELRRFEEELAAREAELNAKAQRLSQETEALGRSQGHLEAQKRELQQAVLHMEQRKQQQQQQEQAAHNAPGPEGQLNFHPDTGAGSKDDTPVPVPADDQKGVDASEKKLPEPPQLDTQNL, encoded by the exons ATGCCTCCCGCGGGGCCCCGCGCTGCCCTCCTACCGccgctgctgctcctgctgctgcgCACTGCCCTGGCCGTGCCCCTGGAGCGGGGGGTGCCCAAGAAGGAGGACGGCCCCGCGACTGAGAGCCCCGTGAGTGGCCCTGCCCTGCTCTCCAGCCAG GACACAGGCTTGTATTACCACCGGTACCTCCAAGAGGTCATCAACGTGCTTGAGACCGATGGGCACTTCCGGGAGAAGCTGCAGGCCGCCAATGCCGAGGACATCAAG AGCGGGAAGCTGAGCCGGGAGCTGGACTTCGTCAGTCACAACGTCCGCACCAAGCTGGACGAGCTGAAACGGCAGGAGGTGTCGCGGCTTCGGATGTTGCTGAAGGTCAAGATGGACGCCGAGCAGCAGGAGCCCA ACGTGCAAGTGGACCACCTGAGCCTCCTGAAGCAGTTTGAACACCTGGACCCACAGAACCAGCACACGTTCGAAGCCCGGGACCTGGAGCTGCTGATCCAGACG GCGACCCGGGACCTTGCCCAGTACGATGAGGCCCATCACGAAGAGTTCAAGCGCTATGAGATGCTCAAGGAGCATGAGCGGCGCCGGTATCTGGAATCCCTCGGGGAGGAGCAACGGAAAGAGGCAGAGAGGAAGCTGGAAGAGCAACAGCGCCGGCACCGCGAACACCccaaagtcaatgtgccc GGCAGCCAAGCCCAGTTGAAGGAGGTGTGGGAAGAGCTGGATGGACTGGACCCGAACAGGTTTAATCCCAAGACCTTCTTCATCCTGCATG ATATTAACAGCGATGGCGTCCTGGATGAGCAGGAGCTGGAAGCCCTCTTCACCAAGGAG CTGGAGAAGGTGTACGACCCAAAGAACGAGGAGGACGACATgcgggagatggaggaggagcggCTGCGCATGAGGGAGCACGTGATGAAGAAC GTGGACACCAACCAGGACCGTCTCGTGACCCTGGAGGAGTTCCTCGCATCCACGCAGAGGAAGGAGTTCGGAGACACCGGGGAGGGCTGGGAG acTGTGGAGACACACCCTGCCTACACGGAGGAGGAGCTGAGACGCTTTGAGGAGGAGCTGGCAGCGCGAGAGGCAGAGTTGAATGCCAAGGCCCAGCGCCTCAGCCAGGAGACGGAGGCTCTGGGGCGGTCCCAGGGCCACCTGGAGGCCCAGAAGAGAGAGCTGCAGCAG gCCGTTTTGCACATGGAGCagagaaagcagcagcagcagcagcaggagcaggcagcccaCAATGCCCCTGGCCCCGAAGGGCAGCTCAATTTCCACCCTGACACTGGTGCTGGCTCCAAGG ATGACACACCCGTCCCAGTGCCAGCCGATGACCAGAAAGGGGTGGATGCTTCAGAAAAGAAACTTCCTGAACCGCCCCAGCTGGACACCCAGAACTTGTGA
- the TULP2 gene encoding tubby-related protein 2 isoform X1 — MSWENHIWKKEAFGDELAIMRMQKLEQQWRIIEKKQRRKRQEHLMVQANPDAFLQHRRPRRQDKLRIPSENGPGGDPSLQENVTEAPLSSGDQSALSTSTRSCGGDSSGKENLVDLAETDSSDLPLEEDSLETLLPPPTPPPPLKEPLRTRRRGWSTCQEPEDSSPGGETPEKSEEEANLEGDNAVDDKSQDGENEDLLCSLGLPELTSDQQLEGFASYKGEDLYLYVKDVKATEPDLLGEMQEMPQVPEGEDDSGSKDANLELLPLRAPGPRLGEDLEAYMLRPAMRGHTVQCRISRNKTGVNKGMFPFYYLYLEADDGRKHFLLAGRKRRRSKTSNYLISMDPVDLSRGGHNFVGKVRSNILGTKFIIFNKGINPDRKSFVQDTAQIREELGAVCYETNILGFRGPRKMTVIIPGLDTENQRMTVQPRNVQESLPNRLQRGDREGLILLPNKAPSWSEEKGTYVLNFHGRVNRASVKNFQIVHPDDCELLGTRFPTRGGVSGNYFSHQHLGGSQGRLACTLLHGLLGIVVYWGLEFGCLY; from the exons ATGTCTTGGGAGAACCATATCTGGAAAAAAGA GGCCTTTGGTGATGAGCTCGCCATCATGAGGATGCAGAAACTGGAGCAGCAG TGGCGAATAATTGAGAAGAAGCAACGACGGAAGCGCCAAGAACACCTCATGGTTCAGGCCAATCCGGACGCTTTTCTGCAGCACCGGCGACCGAGAAGGCAGGATAAGCTGCGCATCCCCAGTGAAAATG GCCCCGGGGGGGACCCCTCACTTCAGGAGAATGTTACAGAGGCACCTCTGAGCTCTGGGGACCAGAGTGCCCTGAGCACCAGCACCAGGAGCTGCGGTGGAGACAGCAGTGGAAAGGAGAACCTGGTGGACCTGGCCGAAACAG ACAGTTCAGATCTGCCACTGGAAGAAGACTCCTTGGAAACCTTGCTCCCCCCTCCGACTCCCCCTCCTCCGTTAAAAGAGCCTCTGAGGACTAGACGCAGGGGTTGGTCCACCTGCCAAGAACCTG AGGACTCCTCACCTGGAGGAGAGACCCCCGAGAAAAGCGAGGAAGAGGCGAATCTGGAAG GGGACAATGCTGTAGACGATAAATCCCAAGATGGCGAAAATGAAGACCTGTTGTGTAGTCTCGGGCTACCGGAGCTGACTAGCGACCAGCAACTTGAAGGTTTTGCTTCCTACAAG GGAGAAGACCTGTACTTGTACGTTAAGGATGTGAAGGCCACGGAGCCGGACCTCCTAGGAGAAATGCAGGAGATGCCCCAGGTCCCAGAAGGCGAGGATGACAGCGGAAGCAAGGACGCGAACCTGGAGCTCCTGCCACTCCGGGCCCCCGGGCCCCGGCTGGGCGAAGACCTGGAGGCCTACATGCTGCGGCCGGCGATGCGGGGCCACACGGTTCAATGCCGCATCAGCCGGAACAAGACCGGTGTTAACAAGGGAATGTTTCCCTTCTACTATCTCTACCTGGAGGCAGACGACGGCAGGAAG CACTTCCTTTTAGCGGGGCGGAAGAGAAGGAGGAGCAAAACTTCGAATTACCTCATCTCGATGGACCCCGTGGACCTGTCTCGTGGTGGGCACAATTTTGTGGGCAAAGTCAG ATCCAATATCTTGGGCACTAAATTTATCATCTTCAACAAAGGCATCAACCCTGACCGGAAGAGTTTCGTCCAGGATACTGCCCAGATCAGGGAGGAGCTGGGGGCCGTGTGTTAC GAGACCAACATCTTGGGATTCCGGGGACCCAGGAAAATGACTGTGATCATCCCAGGACTTGACACTGAGAACCAGAGAATGACGGTCCAGCCACGGAAT GTACAGGAGTCGCTACCGAATCGTCTCCAGAGGGGAGACAGAGAGGGGCTGATCCTGTTGCCAAATAAAGCCCCGTCGTGGAGCGAAGAGAAAGGCACCTACGTGCTCAATTTTCACGGTCGCGTCAATCGGGCCTCGGTCAAAAACTTCCAGATTGTACACCCTGATGACTGTGAGCTCCTAGGAACCCGCTTCCCAACACGAGGGGGCGTGAGCGGGAACTACTTCTCCCATCAACACTTGGGGGGTTCACAAGGCAGGCTAGCCTGCACGCTGTTGCACGGCCTTCTGGGTATTGTAGTTTACTGGGGCCTTGAGTTCGGGTGCCTATACTAG
- the TULP2 gene encoding tubby-related protein 2 isoform X2, which produces MSWENHIWKKEAFGDELAIMRMQKLEQQWRIIEKKQRRKRQEHLMVQANPDAFLQHRRPRRQDKLRIPSENGPGGDPSLQENVTEAPLSSGDQSALSTSTRSCGGDSSGKENLVDLAETDSSDLPLEEDSLETLLPPPTPPPPLKEPLRTRRRGWSTCQEPEDSSPGGETPEKSEEEANLEGDNAVDDKSQDGENEDLLCSLGLPELTSDQQLEGFASYKGEDLYLYVKDVKATEPDLLGEMQEMPQVPEGEDDSGSKDANLELLPLRAPGPRLGEDLEAYMLRPAMRGHTVQCRISRNKTGVNKGMFPFYYLYLEADDGRKHFLLAGRKRRRSKTSNYLISMDPVDLSRGGHNFVGKVRSNILGTKFIIFNKGINPDRKSFVQDTAQIREELGAVCYETNILGFRGPRKMTVIIPGLDTENQRMTVQPRNVQESLPNRLQRGDREGLILLPNKAPSWSEEKGTYVLNFHGRVNRASVKNFQIVHPDDSNYLVLQFGRVATDLFTMDFSFPLCPLQAFGICLSSFDGKLACE; this is translated from the exons ATGTCTTGGGAGAACCATATCTGGAAAAAAGA GGCCTTTGGTGATGAGCTCGCCATCATGAGGATGCAGAAACTGGAGCAGCAG TGGCGAATAATTGAGAAGAAGCAACGACGGAAGCGCCAAGAACACCTCATGGTTCAGGCCAATCCGGACGCTTTTCTGCAGCACCGGCGACCGAGAAGGCAGGATAAGCTGCGCATCCCCAGTGAAAATG GCCCCGGGGGGGACCCCTCACTTCAGGAGAATGTTACAGAGGCACCTCTGAGCTCTGGGGACCAGAGTGCCCTGAGCACCAGCACCAGGAGCTGCGGTGGAGACAGCAGTGGAAAGGAGAACCTGGTGGACCTGGCCGAAACAG ACAGTTCAGATCTGCCACTGGAAGAAGACTCCTTGGAAACCTTGCTCCCCCCTCCGACTCCCCCTCCTCCGTTAAAAGAGCCTCTGAGGACTAGACGCAGGGGTTGGTCCACCTGCCAAGAACCTG AGGACTCCTCACCTGGAGGAGAGACCCCCGAGAAAAGCGAGGAAGAGGCGAATCTGGAAG GGGACAATGCTGTAGACGATAAATCCCAAGATGGCGAAAATGAAGACCTGTTGTGTAGTCTCGGGCTACCGGAGCTGACTAGCGACCAGCAACTTGAAGGTTTTGCTTCCTACAAG GGAGAAGACCTGTACTTGTACGTTAAGGATGTGAAGGCCACGGAGCCGGACCTCCTAGGAGAAATGCAGGAGATGCCCCAGGTCCCAGAAGGCGAGGATGACAGCGGAAGCAAGGACGCGAACCTGGAGCTCCTGCCACTCCGGGCCCCCGGGCCCCGGCTGGGCGAAGACCTGGAGGCCTACATGCTGCGGCCGGCGATGCGGGGCCACACGGTTCAATGCCGCATCAGCCGGAACAAGACCGGTGTTAACAAGGGAATGTTTCCCTTCTACTATCTCTACCTGGAGGCAGACGACGGCAGGAAG CACTTCCTTTTAGCGGGGCGGAAGAGAAGGAGGAGCAAAACTTCGAATTACCTCATCTCGATGGACCCCGTGGACCTGTCTCGTGGTGGGCACAATTTTGTGGGCAAAGTCAG ATCCAATATCTTGGGCACTAAATTTATCATCTTCAACAAAGGCATCAACCCTGACCGGAAGAGTTTCGTCCAGGATACTGCCCAGATCAGGGAGGAGCTGGGGGCCGTGTGTTAC GAGACCAACATCTTGGGATTCCGGGGACCCAGGAAAATGACTGTGATCATCCCAGGACTTGACACTGAGAACCAGAGAATGACGGTCCAGCCACGGAAT GTACAGGAGTCGCTACCGAATCGTCTCCAGAGGGGAGACAGAGAGGGGCTGATCCTGTTGCCAAATAAAGCCCCGTCGTGGAGCGAAGAGAAAGGCACCTACGTGCTCAATTTTCACGGTCGCGTCAATCGGGCCTCGGTCAAAAACTTCCAGATTGTACACCCTGATGACT CGAATTACCTGGTGCTTCAGTTCGGCCGCGTGGCCACAGACTTGTTCACCATGGACTTCAGTTTCCCGCTTTGCCCACTCCAAGCCTTTGGCATCTGCTTGTCCAGCTTCGATGGCAAGCTGGCGTGTGAGTAA